The window GGGCTCGCGATGCGCGGCGCGGAGGTCCGGGGAGCCGAAGCCCAGGTCGAGTCGTGGCTGGGGCGTAGCGGCATTTTGCGGGGCTGCCCCATTACCTTCTAGACGGCTCTCCCACGCGGTCACCCCGAGCGCGATGTGCAACCGCAGCTGTCCGCGCAGCACCTCCGCCGCTTCCCGCACCCGCTGCACCCCGTCGGCGGGCGCGCCCCGCGACCGCCTGGTCAGCGGGCGGCTCGTCGGCCAGTCCCGCAACAAGCGCGCCGGCGGGAGGCGCCGACGCGGCACCGGCCACGCCGGTGGCCCGGACCGGGGCCGGTGCCCGGTCGGCGGCTGCTGACCGCCTGGCCGACACCACGTCGTCCAGGCTGGCGCCGCCGACAGGCTCCCTGGACGCAGGCGCGGGCGGTGGCGTGGCCAGCGGGACGTCCAGGGTGTCCACCGCGTCCAGCAGCGCGGCGGCCGCCGACTTGAGGCCCACCGTGATTGGGGCGCCCGGCAGGCTCAGCAGAGCGTCTGCCGCACCGCGCAGGCACGACTCCGCGACTTCCGCCGGCCGCTCCAGCTCGGTGCCGGCCAGGATCCGGGCCGTGTCCCGCAGCAGGCCCAGCGCCCGTACACCCGCCTCGCCCTGCGCGCACAGCGCGCACAGCGCGGCGGCCAGGACCTCGTCGACCGCCGGCAGTTCAAGCGAGGGCAGTTGACCGTCGACGAGCGGTATCTCAGTGTCCATCGGTGCACCGTAGAGGATGCAAACGCGCATATGTGGGCCGAAAGGGTAGCTGTGCACTCGCGGGCGGAGCAAGAAGACGGGAACGCTACGCGGCGAAGCCGATGTTGGTGACGTACTCGTACTGGCCCCACTGCGAGCCGAGGTCGACGACCTGATCAATCCAGGCTTCGTCCAGCTCCTGCTCGTCGTCGGCTGCCCAGGCGGCGACGATGTGCTCCCACCGTCGGACGTTCATCGTGCGGAACTCCACCGCGCGCTGGCGGGGACGCTCCGCCTGGCACTGGTTGAGCGGGTGGATCTCCACGCGGGTGCCGCGGCCGTCGCGGTTGAGGCGGGCGAGGAGGTAACGGGCGACGTTCTCGCGCCGCACGGTGCGGTAGGCCTGCTCGATCGCTGCGAGGTTCTTGCGGGAGGGGGTGCGGGTGCCGGCTTGCCAGGCACGCAGGGTGCGGGCGGTGACGCTGAGGCCGGCTGCGCGGGCGGCATTGAGGGCGTGGGCGCTGCGGGTGAGGTAGTTGAGGCGGGCCTGCAGGCCGCGGCGGGCGGTGACCGGGGTGGCGATGTAGCCAGCGAGGGCGTCCAGCTGGCGGGCGACGGCCTGGTGGCCTTTGACGCCGTGGGCGCCGTACTTGCCGAACTCGATGTTCCGCTCAGGCATGGTCTCTTCCGAATCCAGGGTGGTAGATCACTGTACGGGGCCGTGAGCGCCGTCTACCGGTCCCGACGGGGAAGTTTGACGACGGGACCGGTAGACGGCGCTAGGCCCTGTTTCTCGGATCATGTGCGGAGCCAGATCATGAGGGCTGCGAGGGTGATGGTGCCGAGGTAGATGTAGGCGCGTTTGTCGTAGCGGGTGGCGACCGAGCGGAAGCCCTTCAGCCGGTTGATGGCACGTTCGACGGTGTTGCGTTTCTTGTAGCGCTCACTGTCGCACCCGGTGGGCCGGCCCCCTCGGGAACCTCGATTGTGCCGGTGTCTTTGCTGGTCGAGACGTTCCGGGATGGTGTGCCGGATTCCGCGTCGCCGCAGGTAACGGCGGATCTTCCGGGATGTGTAGGCCTTGTCCGCCAGGACATGGTCAGGGCGGGTGCGAGGCCGCCCGACCCCGGCGCGGGGCACGGTGATCTGCTCCAGCACGCGCTCGAACTGGGGGCCGTCACCGTAGTGCCCGGGAGTCAGGACGAAGGCGATGGGCCGACAGCGTCCGTCGGCGACGAGGTGCACCTTGGTGGTGAACCCTCCGCGGGAACGCCCCAGGCATTCGCCGATCTGACCACCTCCTCCAGCCGGACAGCCAACTTCCGTAGTACTGGACCGACCTGGTTCGTCCTCCGGCCTGCCCCCTTTTGAACGACCGAGGCCGGGGCCGCCTTCCTCGCACCGGCGGCATGCTGATGGGCCCGCACCGCTGTCGAGTCCACCGATACGTCCCAGTCGATCTGGCCCGCAGCGTCCTCGGCGGCCTGGATACGAGACAGAAGCATCTTCCACGTTCCATCAGCCGACCAGCGGCGATGCCGTTTATAGACCGTCTCCCACGGCCCGAACCGCTCCGGCAGGTCCCGCCACTGCACACCCGTCCGCACCCGGTACAGCACCCCGTTGATGACCCGCCGGTGATCACTCCACCGACCCCCACGCGCACCACCAGAAGGTAAGAACGACTCCAGCCGATCCCACTCCGCATTCGTCAGATCCCCACGGCCCATACAGCCAGCCTGACCCCAACACCCCACACACGTCAGGAGATCCGAGAAACAGTGCCTAGCCCTGACGTGGGCGGTGCCCTTCCGCGTAGTCGACGCGGCGGGGGCATCCTGCGAAGCAGTCGTGGGAAGTCCCCGCAGTCACGGGACAGCGCCTGCCCCCTGAGGCGTGCGCGTGGCGGCTGACGCCCCGATGACGGCGGTGCGCCCCTGCTCTTCATTTCGGAGCTCACCTATCTCCGCTCCAGCACTGTGGGCCGGGGCGGAGGGTGCACGGGTGGTGACGATACGCTTACGTGCTGGCCCGGAATCCCCGTCGTGCTGTCATCGGCGGGTGTCGGAGGATGGGAGAAGGAACCGGTCAGGTCGAGCGCAAAGGCCAAGGGGAGGCGATGGGATGCGGCAGGCAGGGGTGCTCGATGTCGGGTGTCACAGTGCTCTGCTGACGGTGGTGCGGCGGCGTCCGGGGACGGTGCTGGAGCCGGTGTTCTCCCGCAAGGTGCGGCTGAGACTGCACGAGACCCTCGACCGCAAGGGCCGGTTGGACGAGGTCGGTATGAAGAGTGTCGAGCGGGCTGTGGCCGAGGCCATCTCTGCCGATCCGCATCTGCGTGGACCTGAAGTGTTCGCGTTCGCGACCTCCGTCATCCGGGACGCGCCCAACCGTGACGAGGTCATCGCACGCGTGGCCCGC of the Streptomyces aurantiacus genome contains:
- a CDS encoding transcriptional regulator gives rise to the protein MPERNIEFGKYGAHGVKGHQAVARQLDALAGYIATPVTARRGLQARLNYLTRSAHALNAARAAGLSVTARTLRAWQAGTRTPSRKNLAAIEQAYRTVRRENVARYLLARLNRDGRGTRVEIHPLNQCQAERPRQRAVEFRTMNVRRWEHIVAAWAADDEQELDEAWIDQVVDLGSQWGQYEYVTNIGFAA
- a CDS encoding IS5 family transposase (programmed frameshift), translating into MGRGDLTNAEWDRLESFLPSGGARGGRWSDHRRVINGVLYRVRTGVQWRDLPERFGPWETVYKRHRRWSADGTWKMLLSRIQAAEDAAGQIDWDVSVDSTAVRAHQHAAGARKAAPASVVQKGAGRRNEPGRSSTTEVGCPAGGGGQIGECLGRSRGGFTTKVHLVADGRCRPIAFVLTPGHYGDGPQFERVLEQITVPRAGVGRPRTRPDHVLADKAYTSRKIRRYLRRRGIRHTIPERLDQQRHRHNRGSRGGRPTGCDSERYKKRNTVERAINRLKGFRSVATRYDKRAYIYLGTITLAALMIWLRT